A genomic segment from Lutibacter sp. A80 encodes:
- a CDS encoding glycoside hydrolase family 2 TIM barrel-domain containing protein, with protein sequence MKNIVIIIFCISLIYGCKTEQSKNKSEAMDGPAKVTLTNTNGKYQLLVNNKPFYIDGAGLEFGNIEALAKHNGNSFRTWRTENGQRSGKEVLDEAYKHGLMVTMGIEVARERHGFDYDDEVAVKQQLENIREEVLELKDHPALMIWAIGNELNLRATNPKVWNAVNDISKMIHEIDPNHLTTTTLAGISQKEISLIKERCTDIDILSVQMYGDLPNLPKLIKEFGWEKSYMVTEWGATGHWEVPKTEWGAPIEENSTLKAANYLKRYKGGIEADTLQCIGSYVFLWGNKQERTPTWYGIFFEDGKESESVDVMHKIWNNKWPENRTPQIVSFTLNGNTAYENVNLEQGKTYEAILKINDFENDPINYKWEILPESTDLGDGGDYEERPEAIEINFENIEEGKVTFKAPESGVYRLFVYADDSFGHAATANIPFRVN encoded by the coding sequence ATGAAAAATATAGTAATAATTATTTTTTGTATTTCATTAATTTATGGTTGCAAAACTGAGCAATCAAAAAATAAAAGTGAAGCAATGGATGGACCAGCAAAAGTAACATTAACTAATACAAATGGTAAATATCAATTATTAGTTAACAATAAGCCTTTCTATATTGATGGTGCAGGTTTAGAGTTTGGTAATATTGAAGCGTTGGCAAAACACAACGGGAATTCTTTTAGAACCTGGAGAACAGAAAACGGACAAAGAAGTGGTAAAGAGGTTTTAGATGAAGCTTATAAACATGGATTAATGGTAACTATGGGTATTGAAGTTGCCAGAGAACGTCACGGATTTGATTATGATGATGAGGTTGCTGTAAAACAACAACTAGAAAACATTAGAGAAGAGGTTTTAGAATTAAAAGATCATCCTGCTTTAATGATTTGGGCAATTGGAAACGAACTAAATTTAAGAGCTACAAATCCTAAAGTTTGGAATGCTGTAAATGATATTTCTAAAATGATTCATGAAATTGATCCAAATCATTTAACAACAACAACTTTAGCGGGTATTTCACAAAAAGAAATTTCTTTAATTAAAGAAAGATGTACAGATATCGATATATTATCTGTTCAAATGTATGGCGATTTACCAAATTTACCGAAACTTATAAAAGAATTTGGTTGGGAAAAATCTTATATGGTTACAGAATGGGGAGCAACCGGACATTGGGAAGTGCCTAAAACAGAATGGGGAGCTCCTATAGAAGAAAATAGCACCTTAAAAGCTGCAAATTATTTAAAAAGATATAAAGGAGGTATAGAAGCAGATACTTTACAATGTATTGGATCGTATGTTTTTCTTTGGGGAAACAAGCAAGAAAGAACGCCTACCTGGTATGGAATATTTTTTGAAGATGGAAAAGAATCAGAGTCAGTTGATGTAATGCATAAAATCTGGAATAATAAATGGCCAGAAAATAGAACTCCTCAAATAGTGTCATTTACTTTAAACGGTAACACAGCTTATGAAAATGTGAATCTAGAACAAGGTAAAACTTATGAAGCTATTTTAAAAATTAATGATTTTGAAAATGACCCTATAAATTATAAATGGGAAATTTTACCAGAAAGTACAGATTTAGGAGATGGAGGAGATTATGAAGAGCGTCCAGAAGCAATTGAAATTAATTTTGAAAATATAGAGGAAGGAAAAGTTACTTTTAAAGCCCCAGAAAGTGGTGTTTATAGGTTGTTTGTTTATGCCGATGATAGTTTTGGACATGCTGCAACGGCTAATATTCCATTTAGAGTTAATTAA
- a CDS encoding sugar porter family MFS transporter — translation MSKKLVFIAFVVSLGGFLFGFDAGIISGVMSYAGPEFNLTDGQMGWVVSSPSFAAMIAMLVSGRLSDIVGRKKILIGVALAYAVSALASAYATSYEMMYIARMLGGFAFGAALILAPTYIAEISTAESRGKLVSIQQLNIVLGFFAAFLSNYYLNYLNSEGSTFFTDENVWRYMLGVELVPAVLYFFFMFLVPKSPRWLFAIGKIEEAKNVLRSIHGKEQAEIEIKSIEENVKEEESKSKVSIKELLKPSLRFIIIVGLTIGVLQQITGINAVYFYATSIFKQTGIGTDAAFSSGVLLSFTSVLFTIVAILLIDKMGRRPLLLVGMGGIAISLLLCGYGFSQATYKLTPQEITSFEDFDNSLLTPFENKEYSNDLDFKNDMKSALGNQVYAKNEGAILEAATDMNPVIVLVGILGFIACFAFSLGPVMWVLLSELYPIKYRGLAIGAIGFVNSFVSWLIQQIFPWELSTFGNAMTFLIFGVIATIGFFILFRILPETKGKSLEQIELELVK, via the coding sequence ATGTCAAAAAAGTTAGTATTTATAGCATTTGTAGTTTCCTTAGGAGGGTTTCTATTTGGATTTGATGCAGGAATTATTTCAGGAGTAATGTCTTATGCAGGTCCTGAATTTAATTTAACTGATGGTCAAATGGGTTGGGTGGTAAGTTCTCCATCATTTGCGGCCATGATTGCGATGTTAGTTTCTGGTCGATTAAGTGATATTGTTGGAAGAAAAAAAATTCTGATAGGTGTCGCTTTGGCTTATGCAGTTTCTGCATTGGCATCGGCTTATGCAACGTCTTATGAAATGATGTACATTGCTAGAATGCTTGGTGGTTTTGCATTTGGTGCAGCTTTAATTTTAGCGCCAACATATATTGCTGAAATTTCAACTGCAGAAAGCAGAGGTAAATTAGTTTCTATTCAGCAATTAAACATTGTTTTAGGATTTTTTGCAGCATTTTTAAGTAATTATTATTTGAATTATTTAAACTCTGAAGGTTCTACTTTTTTTACCGACGAAAATGTATGGAGATATATGTTGGGAGTTGAATTAGTACCTGCAGTTTTGTACTTTTTCTTTATGTTTTTAGTACCAAAAAGCCCTCGTTGGTTATTTGCTATTGGTAAAATAGAAGAAGCAAAAAATGTGTTAAGATCTATTCACGGAAAAGAACAAGCAGAAATAGAAATAAAATCTATTGAAGAAAATGTTAAAGAAGAAGAAAGTAAATCAAAAGTATCAATTAAAGAGTTGCTAAAACCTTCATTAAGATTTATTATAATTGTTGGGTTAACAATTGGTGTTTTACAACAAATTACAGGAATTAATGCTGTTTATTTTTACGCGACTTCAATTTTTAAACAAACCGGTATTGGAACAGATGCAGCATTCTCTTCAGGTGTTTTACTAAGTTTTACATCGGTATTATTTACCATTGTTGCTATTTTGTTAATTGATAAAATGGGGCGACGACCTTTACTTTTAGTTGGAATGGGAGGTATTGCAATTAGTTTGTTGTTATGTGGTTACGGATTTAGTCAAGCAACTTACAAACTAACACCTCAAGAAATTACAAGTTTTGAAGATTTTGACAATTCATTATTAACACCTTTTGAAAATAAGGAATATTCCAACGATTTAGATTTTAAAAACGACATGAAATCAGCTCTTGGAAATCAGGTATATGCTAAAAATGAAGGAGCTATTTTAGAAGCTGCTACAGATATGAATCCAGTAATAGTTTTAGTTGGTATTTTAGGTTTTATAGCTTGTTTTGCGTTTTCATTAGGACCTGTTATGTGGGTGTTACTTTCAGAATTATATCCAATAAAATACAGAGGTTTGGCTATTGGAGCCATAGGTTTTGTAAACTCATTTGTGAGTTGGTTAATTCAACAAATATTCCCTTGGGAATTATCAACTTTTGGAAATGCGATGACTTTTTTAATATTTGGAGTAATTGCAACAATAGGATTCTTTATTCTTTTTAGAATTCTTCCAGAAACAAAAGGAAAATCATTGGAACAAATTGAGCTTGAATTAGTAAAATAA